The Acidobacteriota bacterium genomic interval TGCCGACTGGTTTTGATAGTATTCGCGCAACTCCCTAAGGCACATCCGAACCTGGAAGCGAGGTGAGCATGGAGAGTCACTCCGCAGCATCGGAACAGACCGAGGGCTTCAGGGATCCGACCCGGCTTACGAAATGGACACAGGGGTTTTTGTACGCCAGTATCGTTGCGGCACTGTTCGGGATGTGGTCCACTGCCCGCGACTTGCTGGGAGGCGGAGGCGAGGCCGAGTTGGACACCGGGCTGAGGGCGATCTTCTGGGTCTTCAAAGAGTTCCCGATCCCGCTCATTACCTCGATCCTAGTGCTCATCTGGATTCATAGGGCCAACCACAATGCCCGGCAGTTGGGCGCAGCCGACATGCACTTCACGCCCGGGTGGGCGGTGGGTTGGTACTTCGTGCCCATCGCATGGTTTTGGAAGC includes:
- a CDS encoding DUF4328 domain-containing protein translates to MESHSAASEQTEGFRDPTRLTKWTQGFLYASIVAALFGMWSTARDLLGGGGEAELDTGLRAIFWVFKEFPIPLITSILVLIWIHRANHNARQLGAADMHFTPGWAVGWYFVPIAWFWKPYQAMTEIWRASRNPADWRGRPVSALLQWWWVLWIVPFWGEAIVNWAVGRNLDEAGAETLEAATGLAGWILDIPLILVFLAIIGAVHRMQIQHRARQMAAG